ACCTTGATTCTTGAGTGGAGCAGGTCTACGCGCGAATTCGTCTTTGGTACTTGACAACAGCATAGTGGCATAGTAGTATATTACACTATGTCAGTTGTGCTGCACAAGAAAAGCCCCTTCGGGATAAAGGACCAAATCAAGCGCCAAATTCGAATCATGGTCGATAGCGGCGAACTGTCGGTTGGGCAGTCTCTTCCTTCAGCAAGAGACATGGCCAAGACCTTGAATATAAACAGGAACACAGTGTTGGCGGCCTATCGCGAGCTAGTCACCGAAGGGATTCTCGAAACGGTAGTTGGTTCCGGGACCTTCATCAAGGAGAGGAAAGTGCAACGCGAAACGGAAGCGCTCAAACAAATCGTGGACGAAGCTTTTGAAAAGGCGCTTCACGCTGGCTTCAGTCCGGATCAAATCACTGATTTCTTGCTCAACCAGGCTACCAGTTATTTTCAAGACACGGAAGGCGCCCGGGTCCTCGTGGTGGAATGCAACAGCGACGCTCTTGATGACATCTCGACTACCTTGCGGCGAGATCTTTCCGTCCGGACGACAAACGTGTTCATTCAAGATCTGGAGTCTGATCCACGGCTGGCAGCAAATCTACTCTCCGACATAGATCTGATCGTTTGCGGGTTTAATCACGTTGAGGAGCTGAGAAACGTCATGCCATCACCCCCCGTGGAAGTGGTGGCTGTGCTCCTTAAGCCGGAAATTCGCATAATGAACGAATTGCTGCAACTTCCTCCCGGCACTTCAGTCGGTTTTACGTGCGCCACCCAACGTTCAACGGAGACTTTCTATAGAGAAGCCATTTTGTCGGCAGGCTCCTCACTCATCAAGATCTGGGCAGGTCTGGATCAAGGACCCGAACTCCAGAAACTGCTGGAGAAGTGCTCGGTGATATTCGCATCGCACTATGTGTACGATCGAATAATTCGTATGACAGATGCTGACAGGCGCGTGATCAAGGTGGAGCTGACCATCGACCGGAATAATATCGAGCTGATACGAGAGAGACTTGCTGTGAGCCGGGCACTTAGACGGTGAACGAGTCCACGCATGGCAAGCAAGAAGATCGCGTGACGCAGCAGAACCAAAGCTCTCTGGCGAAGTGGTTATAGGGCCCGGAACGCTGAATTTCGGTAAGGAAGATTCTTGTGGCTGTTACTGATTTGAGCAAGCGTGTCAGACCAAGTCTTATTTCAACCGGAGGTTAATCCCAATGGATAATTACGAAAA
The sequence above is a segment of the Desulfomonile tiedjei DSM 6799 genome. Coding sequences within it:
- a CDS encoding GntR family transcriptional regulator, giving the protein MSVVLHKKSPFGIKDQIKRQIRIMVDSGELSVGQSLPSARDMAKTLNINRNTVLAAYRELVTEGILETVVGSGTFIKERKVQRETEALKQIVDEAFEKALHAGFSPDQITDFLLNQATSYFQDTEGARVLVVECNSDALDDISTTLRRDLSVRTTNVFIQDLESDPRLAANLLSDIDLIVCGFNHVEELRNVMPSPPVEVVAVLLKPEIRIMNELLQLPPGTSVGFTCATQRSTETFYREAILSAGSSLIKIWAGLDQGPELQKLLEKCSVIFASHYVYDRIIRMTDADRRVIKVELTIDRNNIELIRERLAVSRALRR